A single window of Solanum dulcamara chromosome 5, daSolDulc1.2, whole genome shotgun sequence DNA harbors:
- the LOC129890294 gene encoding dof zinc finger protein DOF3.7-like: MATVVKTMEEIIVPKNTNTGKIRPHQQQQQKNDQALKNCPRCNSTNTKFCYYNNYSLSQPRFFCKNCRRYWTDGGSLRNIPIGGVSRKSKKSSSNIMKNNIISPKVQDIPPNNEGVDQDLNLDFSTDFKIISELIQVPNNSFMPMPNISDPNSIYLFSSTNLDHGLIGSSSTSGGYECNNIIQELQESTTTTTTSGGILLPFEDLKQISNTSEQYRDGESSPNGYWNAIVGGN, translated from the exons ATGGCCACAG TGGTGAAAACCATGGAAGAGATCATAGTAccaaaaaatacaaatacagGGAAAATTAGGcctcatcaacaacaacaacaaaaaaatgacCAAGCTTTGAAGAATTGTCCAAGGTGCAATTCAACAAACACAAAGTTTTGTTATTACAACAACTATAGTCTTTCTCAACCAagatttttttgcaaaaattgTAGAAGATATTGGACTGATGGTGGATCTCTTAGGAACATTCCTATTGGTGGGGTttcaagaaaatccaaaaaatcatcatcaaatattatgaaaaataatattatttctcCTAAAGTACAAGATATTCCTCCTAATAATGAAGGGGTTGATCAAGATCTCAACTTGGATTTTTCCACTGATTTCAAGATTATTTCTGAGTTGATCCAAGTACCAAATAATTCCTTTATGCCAATGCCTAATATTTCTGATCCAAATTCAATTTACTTATTCTCTAGTACTAATTTGGATCATGGCCTAATTGGAAGTAGTAGTACTAGTGGTGGCTATGAATGTAATAATATTATTCAAGAATTGCAAGAGAGTACTACTACTACAACAACAAGTGGAGGGATTTTGCTTCCTTTTGAAGATCTAAAGCAAATTTCAAACACAAGTGAGCAATATAGAGATGGAGAATCATCACCAAATGGATATTGGAATGCAATTGTAGGAGGAAATTGA